From the genome of Populus alba chromosome 10, ASM523922v2, whole genome shotgun sequence, one region includes:
- the LOC118059959 gene encoding tetraspanin-6, whose amino-acid sequence MYRFSNTVIGFLNLFTLLASIPIIGGGLWMARSSTTCEGFLQTPLLVVGFVVLIISLAGFIGACFHVAWALWVYLVVMLLLIATLMGLTIFGFVVTSQGGGVEVPGRVYKEYRLEDYSPWLRNRIKDPDYWRTIRSCILGSKTCAKLASWTPLDYLEKDMSPIQSGCCKPPTSCNYNMATAVPQDPDCYRWNNAPTLLCYECDSCKAGVLEDVRRDWRKLSVLNIVMVVLLIGIYSTGCCAFQNTRRAETDYPYGENRMTKVRPRWDYYWWRWWQDKREQLY is encoded by the exons ATGTATAGGTTTAGCAACACAGTAATTGGTTTCTTGAATCTTTTCACTCTCTTAGCATCCATACCAATAATTGGTGGAGGTTTATGGATGGCAAGGAGTAGCACAACCTGTGAAGGTTTCCTCCAAACCCCACTCCTTGTTGTAGGCTTCGTCGTGCTTATAATCTCACTAGCTGGCTTCATCGGTGCATGTTTTCATGTAGCATGGGCACTTTGGGTCTACCTAGTAGTCATGTTACTCCTTATTGCAACCTTAATGGGTTTGACTATATTTGGCTTCGTTGTCACTAGCCAAGGCGGCGGTGTGGAAGTGCCCGGTAGGGTTTACAAGGAGTATAGACTCGAAGATTATTCTCCATGGTTAAGAAACAGAATTAAAGATCCTGATTATTGGAGAACAATTAGGAGTTGCATATTGGGTTCTAAGACCTGTGCTAAGCTTGCCTCTTGGACTCCTCTTGATTATCTAGAGAAAGACATGTCTCCCATACAG TCTGGATGTTGCAAGCCACCAACTTCATGTAACTACAACATGGCAACAGCGGTGCCCCAAGACCCAGATTGCTATAGATGGAACAATGCCCCAACTTTACTGTGCTACGAGTGTGATTCGTGCAAAGCTGGAGTTCTTGAAGATGTCAGAAGGGATTGGCGCAAGCTCTCAGTTCTTAATATTGTGATGGTTGTGCTTCTGATAGGAATTTATTCGACAGGATGTTGTGCTTTCCAGAACACAAGAAGGGCTGAAACTGATTACCCCTACGGTGAAAATCGGATGACCAAAGTCCGACCCAGATGGGATTATTACTG GTGGAGATGGTGGCAGGACAAGAGAGAGCAACTTTACTAG